Below is a window of Micromonospora chersina DNA.
TCGAGATCGTCCACCCTCCGACCCTAGCCCGGGCGCTCGGTTCAGATTTCAATGGCCCCGCCGTCAAGCACCACTGTCGCGCGGCTCACAGGCGGGGCGAAGGACTTGTTTAAATTTTAAATAGTGCTACTGTCGTGGCCATGACGGAGAGCCTGGACGCCGAGCGGATGGCCTGCTGGCGCGCGTACATCGAGGCGAGCCAGCGGCTGTTCACCCAGCTCGAGGACGACCTGCGCGCCGACAGCGAGCTGACCTTCGCCGACTACCACGTGCTGGTGCTGCTCTCCGAGGCGCCCGGGCAGCGGCTGCGGATGGGTGAGCTGGCCGGCCGGCTGGTGTTCTCGCCGAGCCGGCTGACGTACCAGATCTCCTCGATGCGGAAGCGCGGCCTGGTGGCCCGGGAGTCGTGCCCGGACGACCGGCGCGGCAGCGAGGCGGTGCTCACCGCGGCCGGCCTGCTCGCCCTGCGCGAGGCCGCGCCGCACCACCTGCGCTCCGTGCGTACCCACCTGATGGACGACCTCGACGACGCCGAGGTCGCCTGCCTCGCCCGGGTCTTCGAACGGCTCGGCCGGCGCCTGCGCGCCGACCGCGACGTGTCGTCCACCCCGGCCGACAAGTAAGGAGCCCGAGATGCCCGCCATCACCGTCGACGACGTCCTCGTCCTGCCCCGCCTGCCGGAGCTGGCCGAGTCCACCACCTACCGCCCGGTCCGCCGGGTGACCACCGCGCCGAGCGGCTACGAGGGCGAGGGCTTCCCGGTCCGCCGGGCCTTCGCCGGGGTGCCGATGACCGAGCTGGACCCGTTCATCCACCTCGACCAGATGGGCGAGGTCGACTACGCCCCGGGCGAGCCGAAGGGCACCCCGTGGCACCCCCACCGGGGGTTCGAGACGGTGACCTACATGATCGACGGGATCATGGACCACCAGGACTCGCAGGGCGGCGGCGGCACCATCACCGACGGCGACACCCAGTGGATGACCGCCGGTCGTGGCCTGCTGCACATCGAGGCGCCGCCGGAGCACCTGGTGATGAGCGGCGGCCTCTTCCACGGCCTCCAGCTCTGGGTCAACCTGCCCCGCGTGGCGAAGATGAACCCGCCCCGCTACCAGGACATCCGCGGCCGCGAGTCGGCGCTGCTGACCACGCCCGACGGCGGCGCGCTGATCCGGGTCATCGCCGGTGAGGTCGCCGGCCACCGGGGCCCGGGCTCGACCCACACGCCGATCACCATCGCGCACGTGACGCTCCAGCCGGGCGCCGAGCTGAACCTGCCCTGGCGGCCGGACTTCAACGCGCTGGTGTACGTGCTGGCCGGCCGGGGCACCGTCGGCACCGACCGGCGGCCGATCCACATCGGCCAGCTCGCCGTGCACGGCGCGGGCGACGCGCTGCGGGTCACCGCTGACGCGCGGCAGGACGCCAACACCCCGGCGCTGGAGCTCTACATCATGGGCGGCCAGCCGATCCGCGAGCCGGTGGCGCACTACGGCCCGTTCGTGATGAACACCCGGGCCGAGCTGATCCAGGCGGTCGAGGACTACCAGGCCGGCCGGCTCGGGGTGGTCCCGGCCGAGCGGGTGCCGCACAGCGGGGGCGAGGGCGACCGCCCCTGACCGCTCGATCCGACGGGCGTCCCGGTCCCCCGGGGCGCCCGTCGCCGGTCTCAGGAGACGGCGAAGATGCCGGCCACGCCGAGGATCACCATCAACAGGACCGCCACCAGCGCACCCCGTTCACCCTCCACCGCCTGCTCGCGGTATTCGGTCACGGTGTTCGTCGTCTCGGCGGGCATGCTGTGGCCTCCTCGGTTTCGCGATCCAGGGGTCCGGTGAACCCCCACGCGAGCACCCCGCCGACCTGGGGCGGTCGGCGTGCGGGGCCGTGCCGGGGGTCCTACCGTGAGGACGATGTCGACCTCGGGAGGCTGGAACGTGGCTATGCCGGACTGGTTCCTCTCCGCACAGGAACGCGCCAACCCAGGGTCTGAGTTACCCGTCTGGACGAGCGGAAACCTCGCCGAGCCGTTAATTCACGGCGGCGCGTACTTCGACCGGCTGGTCAGCGAGGTGGAGCAGCTCGGGGAGGGCGACCACCTCTTCTTCACCGACTGGCGCGGCGACCCGGACCAGCGGATGCGGCCGGACGGCCCGACCGTGGTGCAGCTGTTCGCCCAGGCCGCCCAGCGCGGGGTGATCGTCAAGGGCCTGATCTGGCGCTCCCACCTCGACGCGCTCTCCTACAGCGAGGAGGAGAACCGCGACCTCAGCGAGGCGATCTGCGCCGCCGGCGGCGAGGTGCTGCTCGACCAGCGGGTGCGCCGCGGCGGCTCGCACCACCAGAAGCTGGTGGTGCTGCGCCACCCCAGCGACCCGGAACGTGACATCGCCTTCGCCGGCGGGATCGACCTCTGCCACAGCCGGCGGGACGACGCGGCGCACGGCGGCGACCCGCAGCCGGTCGCCATGTCCCCGCGGTACGGCCCGCACCCGCCCTGGCACGACGTGCAGCTCGCGCTCCGCGGGCCGGTGGTCGGCGCGCTGGACACCACCTTCCGGGAACGGTGGACCGACCCGATGCCGCTGGACTCGGAGAACCCGCTGGCCTACCTGCGGGACCGGCTGCGCGGCTCGGACCTGAGCCCGGACCCGCTGCCCGACCAGCCCGCCGACCCGCCGCCCTGCGGCCCGCACCACGTCCAGGTGCTGCGCACCTACCCGGCGGTGCGCCCGCGCTACTCGTTCGCCCCGGACGGCGAGCGGACGGTGGCCCGGGGCTACACCAAGGCGGTCCGCCGGGCCCGCCGGCTGATCTACCTGGAGGACCAGTACCTCTGGTCGACCGAGGTGGCCGACCTGTTCGCCCGGGCGCTGCGCGAACAGCCGGAGCTGCACCTGGTGGCCGTGGTGCCCCGGCACCCGGACGTGGACGGCCGGCTGGCGCTGCCGCCGAACATGGTCGGCCGCGCGCAGGCTCTCGAACTCTGCCACCGGGCCGCCCCGGACCGGGTGCACGTCTTCGACGTGGAGAACCACGAAGGCACCCCGGTCTACGTGCACGCGAAGGTCTGCGTGGTGGACGACGTCTGGGCCAGCGTGGGCAGCGACAACTTCAACCGCCGCTCGTGGACCCACGACAGCGAGCTGTCCTGCGCGGTGCTCGACGACACCCGGGACGAACGGGCCCCCACCGATCCGGCGGGCCTCGGCGACGGGGCCCGGGTGTTCGCCCGGGAGCTGCGGCTGCGGTTGTGGCGCGAGCACCTGGACCGGGACCCGGACGGCGGGGAGGACCACGACCTGCTCGACCCGGCCGACGCCGTCGCGGCGATCACCTCGGCGGCGGAGGCGCTGGAACGGTGGCACGAGTCCGGGCGCACCGGGCCCCGACCGCCGGGTCGGCTGCGTCCGCACCGGCCGGAGCGGCTGCCCTGGCACACCCGGCTGTGGGCGCTGCCGGCGTACCGGCTGGTCTACGACCCGGACGGCAGGCCGCTGCGGGCCCGGCGCGCCGGCACCTGGTGAGCCGCCGCGACCGGGTCGCCGGTGGACAGCGGCTCGTCGAGCGCGTTCGGCCGGGCCGGGTACGCGAACGACACCCGGGGCGAGTAGAAGCCCCAGCAGATCTGTAGCGGGTTGGCCGGCCGGAGCGCGTACACCGGGTGCTCCGGGGCGAGGAACTCCACCGACTCGACCTCGAACGGCGACACCGGCTCGGCCACGTACGGGTAGTCCGCGACGATCAGCTCGCCGTCGCGTTCGGTGAGGTAGCGGTGGTGGCCGTTGTGCGCCTCGGTGCCGGTGTGCCCGACCCGCGCCGTCACCTGGATGAGCGGGCGCCCGTCGGCCCACGTCTCGGCGACGAGCCGGCCACCCCGGACGTCGACAAGGGTCTCCCCCGCCTCGGCGGGGGCGCCCCGGGCCGACGCGTACTGCCGGACCCGCGGGCTGGAGGCGAGGTAGTGGGTCCACCAGCCGCCGGGGGTGTCCCCGTCGGGCGGCTCCATGTCCGCGAGCGAGACACCCAGGAACGAGAGCGAGTACGCGCCGAACCCGGAGGTCTGGGTCTCGTCGTCGACCACGTACTGGCAGAGGAAGACCTGGTGGTCGGCGTGCGGGCGGAGGGCCGCCGGGACGAGCGCAGCGACCGCGTCGGGGTCCGCCGGGAGCCAGCTGAACAGCACGGTCCGGGCGTTGACGACGAGTTGCGGAGCGGCGGGATCCAGCACGGTGCCTCCGTAGACGTGTACACCTGGACGCTACGGGCGGTCCCATCGGCGGGACAACGACGGAAAGGCGACAGTGTGCGCCGAGTGTCGGGTTTCACGTTGACCGGTCGGCCCGGCGGTTCGTCCGTCCGGTCAGCCGGTGCGGACCGCCTCGCCCATGCGCGCCGGTCGGCCATCCGAGGACTTCTGCCCCGGTTCACGCGCTTCATGCCGTGACACGGCTTAAGTACATCGTACTTTCGGCTAGATTTCCTCGGGCCGATCAGGTTAAGGTGGCTTACCGAACGGCCTAACTGAAGCTAAACCGAAGCGTCACGTCTTTTTTGTTTCGCGGACGAGGTGCAGGGAGGACCACCCATGACCGCGCACACGATCAGCGAACCGGCGACGACACCGCCGTCCACGACCGAGAAGCTCGACCCGCGGGCGCTCACCGACAGCGCCGCCGACCTGCTCAACGCGATGGCGGCCCTGCCCGCCCACCACCCGTCGCGCTCCGCGCTGCGCGACCGGGCGATCGAGGCCTGGCTGCCGCTCGCCAACCACCTCGCCCACCGCTACAGCGGCCGCGGCGAGCCCACCGACGACCTGGCGCAGACCGCCGCCGTCGGCCTCATCAAGGCCATCGACAAGTTCGACCCGTCCCGCGGCGTCGACTTCGCCGGCTACGCCATCCCGACCATCATCGGCGAGCTGAAGCGCCACTTCCGCGACCGCACGTGGGACATCCGGGTGCCGCGTCGCCTCCAGGAGCTGCGGCTGGCCATCTCCGACGCCAACAGCACGCTGCTGCAGAGCCTCGGCCGCTCGCCGACGGTCGCCGACATCGCGGGCCACCTCAACCTCACCGAGGAGGAGGTCCTGGAGGGCCTGGAGGGCGCCCGCGCCTACAACGCGGTGTCGCTGTCCACCCCCACCGGCGACGGCGACCGGGCCACCGAGCTGGGCGACATGCTCGGCGGCGAGGACGGCGAGTTCGAGCTGGCCGAGCTGCGGGTGGCCCTCGGGCCGGCGCTGGCCACTCTCGACGAGCGCGAGCAGAAGATCCTCACGCTGCGCTTCTACGGCAACCTGACCCAGTCGCAGATCGCCGAGCAGATCGGTGTCTCGCAGATGCACGTGTCCCGGCTCCTGGCCCGGGCGCTGACGAAGCTGCGGGGGCAGCTCGACGGAACGTACTAGGGGGTGACGGCGGTGGCCGGGTCGGCGGGCCCGGCCACCGCCCGCGTCCACCCTGGCCCGGGCGGCGATGCGCCGGCCGGGCCGTTCCGTGTTCAGCGCAGCACCAGCAGGTCCAACGCGTCGACCACCGGAGCGTGCGGCGTCCGCCGCGCCGCCGCACGCAGCCGGCGCAGCCCCCGGTCGTAGTCGGCGTCGTCGAGCAGCGCCAGCGGGGTGTGCGCGGCGCGCCGCAGCCCGTCCGCGGCCGCCCGCAGCGACCGGGCGCTGACCTGGGGCACCGGCTCCAGCGCCACCGGGGCGAACCCGGCCGGCTCGAACGCCGCGCAGACCTCGGCGACCGAGGGATAGCCGTCCAGCACCCGCAGCGCCTCCGGGAACCAGCGGAACAGGCTGACCCCGCCGCCCCGGCCCGCGAAGACCGACCGGATCAGCACCGGAGCGCCGGGCCGCAGCACCCGGCGCAGCTCGGCGGCGACCGCCGGCAGGTCGGGCAGGTGGTGCACCACCGTGGAGAGCCAGGCGCCGTCCAGGCCGGCCGCCGCGATCGGCAGCGCCTCCGCCCGGCCGGCCACCATCTCCGGGTACGCCGAGCGCGCCCGCATGGCCGCGGCCGGCTCGACCGCCAGCACCCGCACCCCGTACCAGTCGCGGAAGGCGGCGGCCCAGGCGCCGGTGCCCGCGCCCACGTCGAGCACCCGGTCGCCAGGCCCCACGGGCAGGTGCCGGGACACCGCGGCGCGCCAGCTCGCCAGGCCCTCGGCAGGCAGGTGCCGGGTCGCCGCGAAGGCGGCGGCCGAAGGTTCGTCGTACGCCATCATCGCCATGACCGTCACTCCACGCGATGAAGCGGTCACGGTCAATGTGAGAAGTCGAACAGGACCCCGCGCCGGCCGCCCGGTCGGGAGTGCGAGAGTGGGTCCGTGCTCTCCGACGTCTCCCTGGACCTGCCGGTCCGGCCGGTGCTGCCGGCGCTGGTCGAGGCGCTGGGCGCGGCCGGCGCGGCGGTCCTGGTGGCGCCCCCGGGCACCGGCAAGACCACCCTGGCGCCGTTCGCGGTGGCCGCCGAGGTCCCCGGCCGGGTGGTGATCGCCCAGCCCCGCCGGGTGGCCGCCCGGGCCGCCGCGCACCGCATGGCGGCCCTGCTCGGTGAGCGGGTCGGCGAGCGGATCGGGTACGCCGTACGCGGCGAGCGCCGGGTCGGCCCACGGACCCGGATCGAGGTGGTCACCACCGGCCTGCTCGTACGCCGGCTGCACCACGACCCGGAACTGCCCGGCGTCGGCGCGGTGCTGCTCGACGAGTGCCACGAGCGGCAGCTCGACGCCGACCTGGCGCTCGCGTTCACCGTGGAGGCCCGCAGCACGCTCCGGCCGGACCTGTGGCTGCTGGCCATGTCGGCCACCCCCCGGGCGGACCGGTTCGCCGCGCTGCTCGGCGGGGGTGATCCCGCGCCGGTGGTGCGGGCCGAGGCCGCCCTGCACCCGGTGGACCGGATCTGGGCGCCGCCGCCGCGCCCGGTCGCGGCGCCCGGCGCGGGCCGGGTGGACCCGGCGCTGCTGGACCACGTGGCGGCCACCGTGCGCCGGGCGCTGCGCGAGCGCGACGGGGACGTGCTGGTCTTCCTGCCCGGCGCCGGCGAGATCGCCGCCGTCGCGGGCCGCCTGGCCGACCTGCGCGACGCGGTCGCCGTACTGCCCCTGCACGGCCGGCTCCCCGGCTCCGCGCAGGACGCGGCGCTGACGCCGCTACCCGGACGGCGCCGGGTCGTGCTGGCCACCGCCGTGGCGGAGAGCAGCCTGACCGTGCCCGGGGTACGCGTCGTGGTGGACGCCGGGTTGAGCCGGGTGGCCCGCACCGACCTGGCCCGCGGCCTGGGCGCGCTGGTCACCGTGCCGGTCTCCCGGGCGGCGGCCACCCAGCGGGCCGGCCGGGCCGGGCGGGAGGCGCCGGGGGCGGTCTACCGGTGCTGGTCGGAGGCGACCCACGCCCGGCTCGCCCCGCAGCCCGAGCCGGAGATCGCCACCGCCGACCTGACCGGGTTCGCCCTGGAGCTGGCGGCCTGGGGCACCCCGGACGGCACCGGGCTGGCGCTGCCCGATCCCCCGCCGCCGGCCGCGCTGGCCGTCGCCCGGGACACGCTGACCACGCTCGGCGCGGTCGACGCCGACGGCCGGATCACCGCCCGGGGTCGGGCCATCGCGGCCGCGGGCGCGCACCCCCGGCTGGCCCGGGCGCTACTCGACGGCGCGGAGCGGGTCGGCGCCGACCGGGCCGCCGAGGTGGTCGCACTCCTGGCCGAGGAAACCCTCACTGGCGCCGGCGACGACCTGACAGCCCTGTGGCGCCGCCTCCGCACCGGAGCCGACCCGGCCGCCACCGCCCGCTGGCGCACCGAGGTACGCCGCCTCCGCACCACCCTCCCCACCCCACCCCCTCCCCGCGATCTTGCAGTTGGCGCCCGGGCAGAAGGGACGAAAACCCCACGGCGGGGGCACCAAGTGCAAGATCGCGGGGCCGAGGGGCTTAAGGATGATCTTGCGGCGGGGCTTCTCGTCGGGTTGGCGTACCCGGAGCGGGTGGCTCGGGTGCGGCGGAGCGGCGGGTCGGCGTACCTCATGGCGGGTGGGACCGCCGCGGAGCTGGCGGGCGGGTCGGGGCTCACCGGGTCCCTCTGGTTGGCCATCGCGGTGGCCGACCGCTCCCCCGGCGCGCCGACCGCCCGGGTCCGGCTGGCCACCCCCGTGGACGAGGCGACCGCCCGGGAGGCCGGCGGGCCGCTGCTGCACGCCGCGCGCGAGGTCGGCTGGTCCGGCGGGGACGTGGTGGCGCGGGAGGTGGTGCGGCTCGGCGCGATCGAGCTGGTCGACCGGCCCCTCGCCGCACCCGACCCGGCGGAGCTGGCCGAGGCGGTGCTCACCGGGCTGCGCCGGGAGGGCCTGGCGCTGCTCACCTGGACGCCGGAGGCCACCGCGCTGCGCCGGCGGCTGGCCTGCTGCCGGCAGGCGCTCGGCGACGGGTGGCCGGACGTCTCCGACGCCGCGCTGCTCGCCGCCGCACCCA
It encodes the following:
- the hrpB gene encoding ATP-dependent helicase HrpB; protein product: MLSDVSLDLPVRPVLPALVEALGAAGAAVLVAPPGTGKTTLAPFAVAAEVPGRVVIAQPRRVAARAAAHRMAALLGERVGERIGYAVRGERRVGPRTRIEVVTTGLLVRRLHHDPELPGVGAVLLDECHERQLDADLALAFTVEARSTLRPDLWLLAMSATPRADRFAALLGGGDPAPVVRAEAALHPVDRIWAPPPRPVAAPGAGRVDPALLDHVAATVRRALRERDGDVLVFLPGAGEIAAVAGRLADLRDAVAVLPLHGRLPGSAQDAALTPLPGRRRVVLATAVAESSLTVPGVRVVVDAGLSRVARTDLARGLGALVTVPVSRAAATQRAGRAGREAPGAVYRCWSEATHARLAPQPEPEIATADLTGFALELAAWGTPDGTGLALPDPPPPAALAVARDTLTTLGAVDADGRITARGRAIAAAGAHPRLARALLDGAERVGADRAAEVVALLAEETLTGAGDDLTALWRRLRTGADPAATARWRTEVRRLRTTLPTPPPPRDLAVGARAEGTKTPRRGHQVQDRGAEGLKDDLAAGLLVGLAYPERVARVRRSGGSAYLMAGGTAAELAGGSGLTGSLWLAIAVADRSPGAPTARVRLATPVDEATAREAGGPLLHAAREVGWSGGDVVAREVVRLGAIELVDRPLAAPDPAELAEAVLTGLRREGLALLTWTPEATALRRRLACCRQALGDGWPDVSDAALLAAAPTWLGPELARARRRADLARVDVAAALRRLLDWRQAARLDELAPERLPVPSGSRVRLDYADPAAPVLAVKLQETFGWQDAPRIVDGRVPVLLHLLSPAGRPVAVTADLASFWRTGYPQVRAELRGRYPRHPWPEDPTSAEPTRRASPRRR
- a CDS encoding phospholipase D family protein; translated protein: MAMPDWFLSAQERANPGSELPVWTSGNLAEPLIHGGAYFDRLVSEVEQLGEGDHLFFTDWRGDPDQRMRPDGPTVVQLFAQAAQRGVIVKGLIWRSHLDALSYSEEENRDLSEAICAAGGEVLLDQRVRRGGSHHQKLVVLRHPSDPERDIAFAGGIDLCHSRRDDAAHGGDPQPVAMSPRYGPHPPWHDVQLALRGPVVGALDTTFRERWTDPMPLDSENPLAYLRDRLRGSDLSPDPLPDQPADPPPCGPHHVQVLRTYPAVRPRYSFAPDGERTVARGYTKAVRRARRLIYLEDQYLWSTEVADLFARALREQPELHLVAVVPRHPDVDGRLALPPNMVGRAQALELCHRAAPDRVHVFDVENHEGTPVYVHAKVCVVDDVWASVGSDNFNRRSWTHDSELSCAVLDDTRDERAPTDPAGLGDGARVFARELRLRLWREHLDRDPDGGEDHDLLDPADAVAAITSAAEALERWHESGRTGPRPPGRLRPHRPERLPWHTRLWALPAYRLVYDPDGRPLRARRAGTW
- a CDS encoding pirin family protein is translated as MPAITVDDVLVLPRLPELAESTTYRPVRRVTTAPSGYEGEGFPVRRAFAGVPMTELDPFIHLDQMGEVDYAPGEPKGTPWHPHRGFETVTYMIDGIMDHQDSQGGGGTITDGDTQWMTAGRGLLHIEAPPEHLVMSGGLFHGLQLWVNLPRVAKMNPPRYQDIRGRESALLTTPDGGALIRVIAGEVAGHRGPGSTHTPITIAHVTLQPGAELNLPWRPDFNALVYVLAGRGTVGTDRRPIHIGQLAVHGAGDALRVTADARQDANTPALELYIMGGQPIREPVAHYGPFVMNTRAELIQAVEDYQAGRLGVVPAERVPHSGGEGDRP
- a CDS encoding MarR family winged helix-turn-helix transcriptional regulator; the protein is MTESLDAERMACWRAYIEASQRLFTQLEDDLRADSELTFADYHVLVLLSEAPGQRLRMGELAGRLVFSPSRLTYQISSMRKRGLVARESCPDDRRGSEAVLTAAGLLALREAAPHHLRSVRTHLMDDLDDAEVACLARVFERLGRRLRADRDVSSTPADK
- a CDS encoding SigB/SigF/SigG family RNA polymerase sigma factor, which codes for MTAHTISEPATTPPSTTEKLDPRALTDSAADLLNAMAALPAHHPSRSALRDRAIEAWLPLANHLAHRYSGRGEPTDDLAQTAAVGLIKAIDKFDPSRGVDFAGYAIPTIIGELKRHFRDRTWDIRVPRRLQELRLAISDANSTLLQSLGRSPTVADIAGHLNLTEEEVLEGLEGARAYNAVSLSTPTGDGDRATELGDMLGGEDGEFELAELRVALGPALATLDEREQKILTLRFYGNLTQSQIAEQIGVSQMHVSRLLARALTKLRGQLDGTY
- a CDS encoding class I SAM-dependent methyltransferase; this encodes MAMMAYDEPSAAAFAATRHLPAEGLASWRAAVSRHLPVGPGDRVLDVGAGTGAWAAAFRDWYGVRVLAVEPAAAMRARSAYPEMVAGRAEALPIAAAGLDGAWLSTVVHHLPDLPAVAAELRRVLRPGAPVLIRSVFAGRGGGVSLFRWFPEALRVLDGYPSVAEVCAAFEPAGFAPVALEPVPQVSARSLRAAADGLRRAAHTPLALLDDADYDRGLRRLRAAARRTPHAPVVDALDLLVLR